CATCAACATGCTGATCGGTGAACGTGCTATCAACGTTAACCGTGAAAAGAAAACAGTTTACTCAAGCACGGGTCGTGAAATTCAATACGACAAACTTGTTCTTGCGACTGGTTCTTTCCCGTTTGTACCGCCAATTAAAGGCCACGAAGGTAAAGACTGTTTTGTTTACCGTACTATCGAAGACTTAAAAGCTATCGAAGCGACGGCTAAGAATTCTAAATCTGGTGTTGTTGTTGGTGGTGGTCTACTTGGTCTTGAAGCGGCTGGTGCACTAAAGGCATTAGGTGTGACGACTCACGTTGTAGAGTTTGCTCCCAAGCTTATGGCAGAGCAGCTTGATCTTGCTGGTGGTAATCAACTTCGTCAAAAAATCGAACGTATGGGCGTAAACGTTCATACAAGTAAGAACACGCTTGAAATTGCTCCTGAAGGCACTGAAGCTCGTAACGTAATGCGTTTTGCAGACGGTACAGAGCTAGAAACTGATTTCATCGTATTCTCTGCTGGTATTCGCCCACAAGACAAACTTGCTCGTCAAATGGGCCTAGGTATTGCGCCTCGCGGTGGTATCGAGATTAACGATCACTGTCAAACGACAGACAAAGATATCTACGCTATCGGCGAGTGTGCATCTTGGAACCAAACATTCTACGGTCTAGTGGCCCCTGGTTACAAAATGGCGACCGTTGCGGTTGACCACGTTGTTGGTAACGAAAGCACATTTGAAGGTGCAGACATGTCTGCGAAGCTTAAGCTTCTGGGCGTGAAAGTAGGTTCTATCGGTGATGCTAACGGCCGCACTCCAGGTTGTAAGAGCTACGTTTACCAAAACGAAGAACAAGAAATTTACAAGCGACTAATCGTTTCTGAAGACAACAAGAAGCTGCTTGGCGCGGTAATGGTCGGTGATACGTCTGACTATGGTGATCTTCTTCAGCTAATGCTGAATGAAATCGACCTGCCAGAGCATCCAGATGCATTGATTCTTCCTGCTCACGCGGGTGCTGAAAAGCCAACACTTGGCGCGGATTCTCTTCCTGAGTCTGCTGTTATCTGTTCTTGTTTCGATGTAACTAAAGGCAAGATTGCACAAGCCGTTGCTGAAGGTCACCACACCATTGGTGATATCAAAGCAGTAACTGGTGCTGGTACTGGCTGTGGTGGTTGTATTCCACTTGTGACTTCAGTACTGAACGCTGAACTTGCTAAAGCCGGTATTGAAGTGAAGAACGACGTATGTGAGCACTTTGCTTACTCTCGCCAAGAGCTTTTCCACTTGATTCGTATCGAAGAAATCAAAACATTCGATGAGTTACTAGAGAAATACGGTAAAGGCTACGGCTGTGAAGTATGTAAGCCTCTAGCGGGTTCTATTCTTGCTTCTTGCTGGGGTGAGCACATCCTTAAGCCTGAGCTAGTGAAACTGCATGATACCAACGATAACTTCCTAGGTAACATCCAAAAAGACGGTACTTACTCTGTTATCCCTCGTATGGCGGGTGGTGAAGTAACGCCTCAAGCACTAAGCGTTCTTGCTGATGTAGCGGCTGAATACAACCTTTACACCAAGATCACAGGTGCTCAGCGTATCGGTCTATTCGGTGCTCAAAAAGATGACTTACCAGCAATATGGAAGAAGTTAGTTGCTGCGGGCTACGAAACAGGTCAAGCGTACGCGAAGGCGCTACGTATGGCTAAGACATGTGTCGGTTCAACTTGGTGTCGTTACGGCGTTCAAGATTCAGTTGGCCTAGGTGTGATGATCGAGAACCGTTACAAAGGCATCCGTACTCCTCATAAGATGAAGTTTGGTGTGTCTGGCTGTACTCGTGAGTGTGCTGAAGCTCAAGGTAAAGACTTAGGTATTATCGCGACTGACGCAGGTTGGAACATGTACGTATGTGGTAACGGTGGTATGAAGCCTCGTCACGCAGACTTACTTGCAAGCGACCTAGACCAAGAAACGCTGATCAAATACATCGACCGTTTCATGATGTTCTACATCCGCTCGGCTGCGCCACTACAACGTACTTCGGTATGGATGGACAACCTAGAAGGTGGTGTCGATTACCTACGTGAAGTGATTGTCGACAACAAGCTTGGCATCAATGACCAACTTGAAGCGGACGTAGCTGGCCTTGTGGGTAACTTTGCTTGTGAGTGGACTGACACTATCAACGACGAAGCTCAACTTAAGCGCTTCTCACACTTCATCAATGCTGATGACCGTGATGAAAACGTTGTGTTTGTTGACGATGGCCGTGAACAACACCGCCCAGCAACATTCACAGAAAAACACCCAGAAGCGAAGGGCGACATCCTTCACGTTGAACTGGTTTAATTGGGAGACGACATCATGGCATTTACCAAAGTTTGTAAGATCGAAGACATTATTCCAGGTACCGGTGTTTGTGCGTTGGTTGGTGGTGAGCAAGTTGCTATTTTCCGCCCAACTAAAGCCGAAGAAGTGTTCGCTATTAGTAACACTGACCCGTTTTTTCAATCAAACGTTTTATCTCGCGGTTTAACGGTTGAGCACAAAGGTGAGCTTTGGGTGGCAAGCCCACTTAAGAAGCAACGCTTTAACCTAGCAACAGGTGTGTGCATGGAAGACGAGAGCTTCAGTGTAAAAGCGTATAAAGCTCGCGTTACTAAAGGTGCTGTAGAAGTTTCAGTATAGTTAGTTCGAAACCATAGCTAGTGCGAAACCATAGCTAGTTCGAAACTTCGACACAGTTACTTAGCAAGATTTGATAGATCAAGGGTTCTAGTTATCGACATTGCCTTAATTCGGCAATTAGAACCTTTTCCTATCCGATTTCAACTTTTAATTTTAACTTTTTAAGGACAATCTTATGTCTACTGATTTTAAACCAGCAGAATTCGTTCAAACAATGATCGATGTAGGTGAAGCGAAAACGAAAACAGGTACTCGCGATCTTCTGATTCGAAGCACAATGGCAGGCATCATTCTTTCTCTTGCTGTTGTTGTGGCAATCACGACTATTGTGCAAACCGGCATTGGTATTGTTGGCGCTCTTGTGTTCCCTGTGGGCTTCGTCATTCTAAGTGTAATGGGCTATGACCTAGTAACAGGTGTATTTGGTCTTGCTCCTTTAGCGAAATTTGATAACCGTCCAGGTATTACTTGGGGTCGTATTTTACGTTGTTGGGGTCTTGTTGGTCTTGGTAACCTTATCGGTTCTTTAATTGTTGCAGTGTTAGTGGCAATTTCACTTACAGGTAACTTCTCTTTAGAACCAAACGCAGTTGCTCAAAAGTTCATTGCTGTTTCTACAGGTCGAAGCCTAGGGTTTGAAAACATGGGCATGGACGGCTGGATCACATGTTTCGTGCGCGGCATCTTCTGTAACCTAATGGTTTGTCTAGGTGTGATTGGTAACATGACTGCACGTACAGTTGCTGGTCGTGTAGCAATGATGTGGTTCCCGATCTTCATCTTCTTCGCACTTGTATTTGAGCATACAGTTGTAAACATGTTCCTATTCCCACTGGGTATGATTCTTGGCGCTGACTTCGGTATCGCGACATGGTTGAACTTCAACCTTATCCCAACAATCTTAGGTAACATCGTTGGTGGCCTACTGTTAACGTGTGTTCCTCTATACCTGACTCATGCTAAAACAGCTCCTTCTCTAGGCGCGAAGTAATACGGTAAACGTAAGTTAGTATGAGATTGAAAGCCCCAACAACGTGTTTGGGGCTTTTTTAGTTTGAAAGCTGTCAGTGTATTCTCGGGCAGACAACATTTTAGTTATCATAGATGCGTTGTTTGCTATTGAGCAAAACATCCGCAATAGATTGTTTTGTTATAATTATTTCTATCTTCGTTAGTATTTAGACTGAATATTTATTTCAACACCTGATAGTCTAAGAGTTAAGGATTTTGATAAGTCATCATGAATACAGTGACTTATCACATAGATTGAAGCTTGAGATAAAACAAGCAAACCTTCGGAGCGCAGAATGTCAGAAGTATCGTCATCGAATGTTAAAGAAGTAAGCAATGGATTTGTTTCATTGGTAGGTGCAGGTCCGGGCGACCCAGACTTACTTACACTAAAAGCCGCACGAGTGATTCAACAAGCAGACGTTTTGGTTTATGACCGCTTGGTATCAAAAGATATCTTAGCGATGGCTAATCCAGAAGCTGAAATGTTGTATGTGGGTAAGAAGCTCGATCATCACTGCGTACCACAAGATCAGATCAACCAACTATTGGTGACCAAAGCCCAAGAACACAAGCACGTTGTGCGTCTAAAAGGTGGTGATTCGTTTATCTTTGGCCGTGGTGGCGAAGAGTGCGAAACGTTAGCTGAGAATGACGTGAGATTTGAAGTGATTCCTGGCATTACTGCAGCCGCAGGAGCGACCGCATATGCGGGAATTCCATTGACTCACCGTGACCACGCGCAAAGCGTACAGTTTATTACGGGTCATTTGAAGAAAGATGGCGAAGATATTGACTGGCGTTCTCTTGCTCAACACAATCACACGATCGTGTTTTACATGGGCTTGAAAGAGAGTCCGAATATTCAGAAGAATTTACTCGATAACGGGATGCGAGAAGACATGCCAGTTGCGATTATCGAAAATGGCACTCGCCAAGAGCAGAAAGTGTTTAGAGGTGGGCTACGTGACCTAGCTGATCTTGCTGGCGTTGCAAAGAGTCCTGCACTGATTGTGGTTGGAAGTGTTGCTCAGCTCCATGAAAAACTGGCTTGGTTTAACAAGCAAGCTTAAGTGATTGATGATCAAGCTTAGCTTGTTAGCTTGTTAGCTTGTTAGCTTGTTAGCTTGTTAGCTTGTTAGCTTGGTTGATGGTTGATGGTTGATGGTTGATGGTTGTTTGCTTGATGGTTAACCAAAGGCTTAGCTGACCAAGAATCAAATACTGCAGCGGCTACTCTGTCGCTGCATTTCTTGTTGGCGCATGGGCATTTCGTCAATAATATTGGTGATTAAACTCCAATCGGTTTTACCACTCCACCTGTGTTTCTCTTTCCCGTCTTTGCCAATCAACACGGCAGTGTGTGAACCTTTGGGTATTCCATAACTGTTAGTCACTGCATCCAAATTAAACTCTTCAACTAACCATGCAGGAACGGTGTAGCCGCTTTCGGCGATGACCATGATAACTACATCTCGCTCGTCCAATTGACAATTGTTAATCAAGACTTCATTGAGAAACTCTTTTACGATCGAATCATCTGTTGGAGCGAAATAAATAACACTGCGGTGTGGCAGAGCTTTGGAATGAGAGTAGGCTGGGTAGGCGTGTAACGAGTTGACTGACAGAATCATAAACATAACCGTGCTTGTTATTAAAGCGTTCAGTGTTTTGGAAATTACGTTTGTTACCGATGCCTTAGTTATCGCTGCCTTAGTTATGGCTGCGTTAGCTATTGCCGCGCAGCAACGTCTCAATACTGAGTCAATGGTGTCGCTGCCAAGGCATGATCTGATTATTTGTCGGTACTGCATGTTCCACCTTCCTCGATAAACCCAAACAAGCTCTAAGTTAATGGCAACTACGTTAAGCCAATAACAACTACGTTAAGCATAGCTAATGAGTTCATTTTTATTAAAGAAAGCGACTCGCATTTTAGAAGTGAATAGAATAGGGTATACGGAAAATCTAAAGGTATGAATTTATGGAAAACATAGCAATTTTGGTCGACGTTCAGAACGTTTACTATACAACACGTGATAAATACCGTTCTAACTTCGACTATAACCAGTTTTGGTATGTTGCCACGGAAGGACGTAACGTTGTCGAAGCCAATGCTTACGCAATCTCAAGCCAAGATCCTAAACAGCGCCAATTCCACCATATCCTTCGTGGTGTTGGTTTTAATGTGAAGCTAAAACCGTTTATTCAGCGTCGTGATGGTAGCGCCAAAGGGGATTGGGATGTCGGTATCGCGTTAGACGCGATAGAGCTTGCGGAGACGGTTGATACGATTGTTTTGGTATCAGGAGACGGTGATTTTGAAATCTTGGTAGAGCGAATCAAAGAGCGTTTTGGAAAGCCTGTTGAAGTGTATGGCGTTCCTGGGTTAACAGCTCAAAATCTTATCGATTCTGCCTCAAAATTTGTACCGATTGAAAAAGATTTTCTTCTATAGAGGAAATCACGCACTTTATAATTGAAATCAATAATAACGATAATTAGAATGCAAACAGTTCTTATTTATCGGTGTGTGAAATGTCTCGTGTTTTAGTTGTTGATGATGATATTCAGTTGTGTGAGTTACTGGGTGAAGTGTTGGAAAATGAAGGGTATCACGTTGATACCGTTCATTGCGGTGAATCAGCTCTAGAGTTTATTCAATCAAATCCTGTTGATTTAGTCTTACTCGATGTGATGCTCCCCAATTTAAGTGGTATTCAAGTCGCTAGACGTATTTGTCAGCGTTTTGCTACTCCTATCCTTATGCTAACTGCGCTTAATGACGATGCCTCCATGCTAGATGGCTATCAAGCCGGGGCAGATCAATACATCGCTAAGCCTTTCAATGTTCCTGAGCTTTTGACCCGGATTAAGGTGATCTTACGCCGGGTTGGGTTTGAGCGACAAAGACAATCAATGGCTTCATCTAATCAAGGTTTGTGCGAGCAACTTACCCGTTTACCTTTAACGGGCACTGAAAAAGAGTTGCTCGATTATCTGATCAAAAATAATGGCATCGTTGTATCAAAATCTGACTTGCAAATACATGTCTTGAAGAAAGAGCTGTGTCCATTCGACCGTAATCTAGATATGCATATCAGCAATATACGTCGAAAATTGGTGCAGGCTGGCTTATCAAAGCAACATATTAAAACTGTGCGCGGTCAAGGCTACAGCTACCTAGAGTCGGTAGGAGTATGAGTAACTGGTTTCTACGGTGCCCTGATTTCGTTATCAAGCGTAAGGATGGCTTAACGTTTCAGCTGTTCAGTTGCCTGACCGTGATTTTAGTCAGTATCCTCATCCTTCAAGGTGTCGCAGAACGAGCGCTGATGAAAGCCTTGTTGAAGGTACCTGAACCTGTCAAAGCTGAAATGTTGGATTTGGCTTATCAAGCTAATGTACTGATCGAAGAAGGGGACATGGATGAGCTTGCCGACTGGGGCAATGCCCAACGTTATTATTTATTCATTATCGATGAAAACAACCGACCTATTACCCACCGAAACATGCATCCGCATTTTGAATTTAAGTTGAAGTACCTGCGTACATTAGACCATCAACTCAGTGATCGTGTGAGTAAGCCTATCTTCGGCTTGCCACTTGATAACGGCAATACACTCGTGATCCAACTGCCAGGGCAGTTTCATCCAGCAAAATCCTTTGCTCCGTATTCCTATGCGCTGAAAGCTGTGATTGCTTTGATCGTGTTATCGCTGTTTTCCATTATTATGGCGAAAAGTCTGCAGCAGCCACTCGATCGTTTAAGGGAGGCCAGTCGAAGGCTCGCACAAGGAGACTTTTCAGTGAGTGTCGTGTCTGAGTTGGATTCAACTACACGTGAATTCAATGAGCTTGCCAATGATTTTGACCATATGACCTTTGAGATTAAGTCTCTGGCTGAAAAGCAGCGTCGTTTGATTCGTGATGTATCACATGAGTTGAGGACACCGTTAGCAAGGCAGAATCTCGCATTACATTTACTACGTAGTAAGGTCGATGAAAAAAGTATGGGTTTACTCGAACGGATGGAAAGTGAAACGGAAGAGATGAATAAGCTGGTGGGTGAAATTCTTGAGTTCAGCCGCCTAGAAACCTCTCGTTATGATTCTAAGTTAACTCCAATGCATCTTGAGCAGTATTGCTCAATGCTCATTGTACAGATGCAAAATGACTTGAAACCTAATCAAACTTTGACTGGTGATTTGGAAACAGCAACATCAATGGTTAATGTTGATGAGAGGCTACTTTTGAGGGTGATCAGTAACCTTGTAGGAAATGCGATCAAATACGCAGGGGGCAATGCGGATATTGTCGTTAAGACCTACGGGCAGGTTAATGATAAGCGTTACAGTGTCATTTCTGTGGAGGATGATGGTGAAGGTATTCCAGATAACAAGATTGCAGATATCTTTGACCCGTTTACCCGCATCGAGTCAGCCAGAGATAAACAGTCTGGTGGTTACGGTCTTGGACTCGCGATCGTTAAGGAAGCTATGGGAGTGATGAATGGGCATGTTACCGCTGAGAACAGAGAAGGTGGGGGACTTAGAGTGAACCTTATGTTTCCTATCGTAGATTAAGCTTTAGGCTCAGCATTCACGCTCAGCCCCTGTAATGAGAAAATAGATGAGAGTTGAATCGTTTCGGCTCAAAGTGAACCCAATAAAAAACGCCACTGTATCAGCAGTGGCGTTTTTGTATACACGCTTTTCATTATCAGGCTAAGGCACAGCCATTAATTGCGCCTTGGCTTGAAAGTAAGAGCACCAGAGAAGCTAGATTATGCCTGTTGGCGTGCTAGCTTTACTTCTTCTTCTTTCTCACCGGCTGCTGGGTCATTGAAGCGAGCTTCGTCAAAAGATCCTTCAGATTTAGCCACAATGATAGTTACGGCACTATCACCAGTGATGTTTACGGCAGTACGGATCATGTCAAGAAGACGGTCAACACCCATGATTAGAGCAATACCTTCAAGCGGTAGACCAACTTGGTTCAATACCATCGCTAGCATAACAAGACCAACACCAGGAACACCTGCGGTACCAACAGACGCCAATGTCGCTGTTAGGATCACCATTAGGTAATCACCCATAGTCAGGTCGATGTTGTACGCTTGTGCGATAAACGCCGTTGCAACACCCTGCATGATAGCAGTACCGTCCATGTTGACAGTTGCGCCTAGTGGAACTGTGAACGAAGCGACTTTGTTGTCTACGCCCATGCGGTTTTTAGCCGTTTCCATTGTCACTGGAATCGTTGCGTTTGAAGATGCTGTTGAGAATGCAAACATGATTGCATCTTCCATCTTACGTAGGAACGTAATTGGGCTAAGGCCTGTAAACCCTTTAAGCATCGCACTGTAAGTTACTAAACCGTGTAACAGTAGAGTACCAGCTAACACTAAGAAATATTCCGCTAGGTTCCAAATTGCGCTTAAACCAAGGCCAGAGAACAGCTTCGCCATCAAGAAGAACACACCGTAAGGCGCAAGGTTCATCAGCAGCGCAACCAGTTTCATTATTACTTCGTTCAAATCAGAGAAAACCGCAGCGATACGCTCACCTGGTTTACCCGCTGCACTGATTGCAATACCAAACAACACAGCAAATACGATAACTTGTAGCGTTTTGCCCTCAGCCATCGCCTGAATAGGGTTGGTCGGGAACATGTCGATGATGACTTGGCCCAAAGAAGGAGCATCAGCTGATTTGAAAGAGCTCGCAGCAGTAAGATCCGCACCCGCTCCAGGTTGGAACAGGTTACCTATAGTCAATGCTAGAGTGATAGCAACGGCTGTAGTACCGATATAAAGTGCAAGCGTTTTGCCACCCATACGGCCAAGAGTTGATAAATCTTTAAGAGAGCTTGTACCGCACACGAGTGAAACGAAGACGAGTGGTACAACAAGCATTTTTAAACTGGCGACAAAGATCTGTCCGCCTACTTCAAAGAGTCCGTTAACGATGTAGTTGTTAACAAATCCGCTGTCTGCAAAAAGGGATTGAATGGCAAATCCCGTTAATATGCCCACGACCATGCCGAGGATAACTCGACCAGTTAGAGACATAGGTTTCTTGGTATTCATTTAGAACACTCCTTATTATTTATAACTTTGATACCTTTCCAAAGTGAGCAGGAGATTAGCAGTCGGTTGTTTAAATCGAAAAACAAAAAATGAGTTTGGAATTACAGATGTGATCATAATCACTGATAATCGTTCAAATAAAACAAATTAAAACAAATTAATTCACCATTCATTTACATTTATCGAGTGTTTTATACAAAAAATCGTCGTTCTGAAGGTAATAAATAAGATAAGAGGATTTTGTTATAGATGTTTGCTTATTACATTGACTGCGCAAATGGCGGTGTTTCAAAAAGTTTGGGGCAGAGAACCGATTTTTAATTCAAGTGCTCGTTAAATGACTGTATTGAAATGGTTTCTTTTAACTGCAGGTTAACGGCTCGTCAGCTCGTCTTTACAAAACTTTACGAATGCAAAGAATGTAAATTTAATGCAAATAGTAATAGTTATCACTTATATTCCCCCTCGAAATAATTCAGTGGTACCGGAAACGGTCTAACGGACACATCGAATAAATAACAAAGTGTTCGTCTAAAAGAATAAAAGTGGAGAAAAGGACATGTTTTCAAAAAAGCCATTGGCTTTAGTGATCGGCGCAGTATTAGCTTCACCAGCAGTATTGGCAGAAGCAGTAAAAACTGACGAGCATATGGTTGTTGAAGGTCGTGATTACGGTTATAAAGCCGACACGAATACAACAGCAATGCGCATGGAGGCGACTCAATTAGAGACTCCAGGACAAGTTACGATTATCAGTGAACAAATCATTGATGAGCAACGCGCAAGCACGCTTGGCGAAGTATTAAAAAATGATGCGTCAATTTCAGCGGGTTCTAAATCAACAAACCGTGAGCGCTTCAACCTACGTGGTTTCTCTCTAGGAAGCAGTTCTGGTTACTTGCGCGATGGCGTTCAACACTGGTCTCATTACCGTCAACCGGTAGAACTACTAGAACGTGTTGAAGTACTAAAAGGTCCTGCAGGTTTGCTCTACGGTAAATCAGCACCTGGTGGCCTTGTTAACATGGTTGCTAAGAAGCCTACGTATGAAACTCAAGTTAACGTAAGCCAAGACATTGGTTCTGACAGCTACACACGTACTACCGCAGATGTAAGCGGTTCATTGAACGATGATCAAACTCTACGAGCTCGTCTTATTGTTTCACAAGAAAACCAAGACTCTTACCGTACACGTTTTGACGGCACAGATGTAGAGACTGACCGCTTTGTTGGTGGCCTATTTGTTGATTACGATATCAACGAAGATGTGATGCTATCTGCGCATTACGATCGTACTCAAGAGTTGGGTGATCTAGATAACGGCTCAAAGATTGATACAAAAACAGGTAAAGCGATTACCCCTAATACGGTTAATGACCAACGCTTCGCACAAACAGACAACGACGTAGCAAACTACGGCGTGGCTGTTACAGCAAACTTGAGCGATACATGGGCAGTTAAATCGGGTATCAGTCGTCAGTTTTACGAGCGTCGCCGTACTGAATCAGATAACGTTATTGATTCAAAGAAAGACAAAAAAACCAAGAAAACACTAGGTTATGGTTACAAAGTGTCAGACCGTCATGATGAGTGGACGTTTGATACGGCTTACGTAGATTTTACTGGTGATGTTGATGCATTTGGTGTGAATCACCGTCTGTTGGTGGGTGCAAATGGGTTGCACTACGATTACAAGCGCCTGTACGTATCAGACTACGCTTGTTTTAACGCTTCAGAAGCAGACACAATGAAAGAGTGTGGCAAAGGCTTTGATATGCCTGCAGACATTCACTATAACAACGATGATTCAGTATCACACTCGAAGAGCCAACACTACGGTCTATATCTTCAAGATTTAGTGACGTTCAATGAGCAGTGGCAAGCACTTGCTGGTGTTCGTTTCGCTTACGATGATACGACGAGCAGTTCTGGTAAAGAAGAGAGCTACAATAACATCCTACCTAAGTTCGGTGCGATTTACTCTCCGGCGCCAAACGGTTCTATTTACGCGGTTTACTCTGAAAGTTTTGAACCTGTAAGTGAGATTTCTGATAAAGATGATGTGAACTTCGGCCAGTCTCAAGATGCGAAGAAAGGTACACTTTATGAGCTAGGCTCAAAGTGGGAACTGTTTGATGAGCGTTTATTCGTATCAGGAGCAGTATTCCAGATCACACAAACGAACATGCAAGTTACAGAAGATCTTCCTGCATCTCATGCAAAAGATACTCGTACTACACAGGTGGGTGAGCAAGTTCACACCGGTGCGGAGCTAGCTGCGACGGGCTACGTAACGGATGCGTTCTCTGTAAGTGCATCAACAATGTTCTTAGATGCTGAATATAAGAATGACCCTGCTCTTAATGGTAAAACACCAGCAGACGTTCCTGAATTTACTGCAAGCATCTGGTCTACTTACGCATTCAACAACGGTACTGACGTTAACCTAGGTGTATATCACGTAGGTGAGCGTTACACTGAAAGTGCTAACACGTTTAAGAAAGACGCATACACTCGTGTAGATGCAGGTGTTGCACATACTATTAAGTACGATGAGAACTTAGATTTTGTTGCACGCTTTAATGTAGAGAACCTGTTTGATACAGATTACCTAGAAGGCGGCAGCACTCGCGGCGTTGTTGTTGGTGAAGGTCGTAACTACATGGCTACGTTACAGGTAAAATACTAATTTGTTAGTAGGGTACTATTGGTAGCTTAAATATTAAGGGGAAGGTTTCGACTTTCCCCTTTCTTGATTCTGCTATTTAGTAAAAATACCCCTAGCAATGCGAGTGGTTTTTAATGATAATGAGACTGCTTATCAATAAAACTCATTTGTTCTTCTTCTAAAGTAAATGACTACAATTATGAATCTTTTAAAAACTAGCCTAGCACTTGCCATCAGTTTGGTTGCAACGTCATCGATGGCAAACAGCTTGGATCAAGCTCAATCAATTCAAAACAAGACCAATAACGCGTCGGCTTCAAGCCAGAAGGTTATTGATAAAAGCTCACAAGCAACATTATTGCTGCAAGCTGAGGTTGAGCGTCTGCAAGAAGAAGTGAAAAATTTAGAAATCTATCACGATCACCTTGCCGCATTGGTTAAGAGCCAAGATCAAGAAGCGCAGAGTATTGAAGGGCAGATCGACGAAATCAAACTAACACGTCAAGGTGTAGTGCCTTTGATGTACAAGATGATCGATGGTCTCCAGGAAGTTATTGAAAGCGATCTACCTTTCAAGACAAATAGCCGTCTGCGTCGCGTTGAAAAGCTGAAAGCGATGATGACTCGTGCTGATGTCAGTGATGCTGAAAAATATCGCCGTATTTTAGAGGCGTACCAAATTGAAGTGGATTACGGTATTAAGCTAAGTTCTTATTCAAGCCGTGTCGAGTTAAGTCAAGATAAAGTGCTTGAAGTTGATATTTTGCATCTTGGCCGCATTTCACTGGTCGCTCGTAACTTAAATGGTACCCAATATTGGTCTTGGGCCCAAAATAGCGATCAATGGCAAGAGTTGGATTCTTCGATGAAATCTGAGTTGGACAAAGCGTACGATATTGCTAATAAGCAAGCGTCTCCAAGCTTAATTACTTTACCTGTTTCTTTAACTGTTGCGGAGGTTAAGTAATGAACTTAAAGCCATTAGCAGCATTGCTTTGCATTACGTCAATTTCATTTTCTGCTTTCTCTGCATCAGACACGACAGCTCAGCTTGTTAACAAAGCAAAATCAGAGAGTCGCACGCAAGCGTCTCATAACGTAATTCGTGAAGCTGACTTTAAAAAGACAGAACAACAACTCAAAGCGATCAAAGCACAGCTTGAAGCTAAACGTAGCTCTATTCAAGGTGCGACCGATGTTCTGACTCAGACATTCAGTGATAACGAAAACAAGCTTGCTCGTTTAGAAGAGCAACTGCGTTTAGAAACAGGTAGCTTAGGTGAGTTGTTTGGCGTTGTAAGACAAAATGCAAAAGACCTTGAACATGAGCTTACGGATACAGTAACTAACGTAGATCGCGCAGCGTATACAGAAACTGTTTATCAAATCGTGGACGCAAAATCATTACCGTCAATGCCCCA
The nucleotide sequence above comes from Vibrio atlanticus. Encoded proteins:
- a CDS encoding response regulator transcription factor, yielding MSRVLVVDDDIQLCELLGEVLENEGYHVDTVHCGESALEFIQSNPVDLVLLDVMLPNLSGIQVARRICQRFATPILMLTALNDDASMLDGYQAGADQYIAKPFNVPELLTRIKVILRRVGFERQRQSMASSNQGLCEQLTRLPLTGTEKELLDYLIKNNGIVVSKSDLQIHVLKKELCPFDRNLDMHISNIRRKLVQAGLSKQHIKTVRGQGYSYLESVGV
- a CDS encoding sensor histidine kinase is translated as MSNWFLRCPDFVIKRKDGLTFQLFSCLTVILVSILILQGVAERALMKALLKVPEPVKAEMLDLAYQANVLIEEGDMDELADWGNAQRYYLFIIDENNRPITHRNMHPHFEFKLKYLRTLDHQLSDRVSKPIFGLPLDNGNTLVIQLPGQFHPAKSFAPYSYALKAVIALIVLSLFSIIMAKSLQQPLDRLREASRRLAQGDFSVSVVSELDSTTREFNELANDFDHMTFEIKSLAEKQRRLIRDVSHELRTPLARQNLALHLLRSKVDEKSMGLLERMESETEEMNKLVGEILEFSRLETSRYDSKLTPMHLEQYCSMLIVQMQNDLKPNQTLTGDLETATSMVNVDERLLLRVISNLVGNAIKYAGGNADIVVKTYGQVNDKRYSVISVEDDGEGIPDNKIADIFDPFTRIESARDKQSGGYGLGLAIVKEAMGVMNGHVTAENREGGGLRVNLMFPIVD
- a CDS encoding dicarboxylate/amino acid:cation symporter; this encodes MNTKKPMSLTGRVILGMVVGILTGFAIQSLFADSGFVNNYIVNGLFEVGGQIFVASLKMLVVPLVFVSLVCGTSSLKDLSTLGRMGGKTLALYIGTTAVAITLALTIGNLFQPGAGADLTAASSFKSADAPSLGQVIIDMFPTNPIQAMAEGKTLQVIVFAVLFGIAISAAGKPGERIAAVFSDLNEVIMKLVALLMNLAPYGVFFLMAKLFSGLGLSAIWNLAEYFLVLAGTLLLHGLVTYSAMLKGFTGLSPITFLRKMEDAIMFAFSTASSNATIPVTMETAKNRMGVDNKVASFTVPLGATVNMDGTAIMQGVATAFIAQAYNIDLTMGDYLMVILTATLASVGTAGVPGVGLVMLAMVLNQVGLPLEGIALIMGVDRLLDMIRTAVNITGDSAVTIIVAKSEGSFDEARFNDPAAGEKEEEVKLARQQA
- a CDS encoding TonB-dependent siderophore receptor; the protein is MFSKKPLALVIGAVLASPAVLAEAVKTDEHMVVEGRDYGYKADTNTTAMRMEATQLETPGQVTIISEQIIDEQRASTLGEVLKNDASISAGSKSTNRERFNLRGFSLGSSSGYLRDGVQHWSHYRQPVELLERVEVLKGPAGLLYGKSAPGGLVNMVAKKPTYETQVNVSQDIGSDSYTRTTADVSGSLNDDQTLRARLIVSQENQDSYRTRFDGTDVETDRFVGGLFVDYDINEDVMLSAHYDRTQELGDLDNGSKIDTKTGKAITPNTVNDQRFAQTDNDVANYGVAVTANLSDTWAVKSGISRQFYERRRTESDNVIDSKKDKKTKKTLGYGYKVSDRHDEWTFDTAYVDFTGDVDAFGVNHRLLVGANGLHYDYKRLYVSDYACFNASEADTMKECGKGFDMPADIHYNNDDSVSHSKSQHYGLYLQDLVTFNEQWQALAGVRFAYDDTTSSSGKEESYNNILPKFGAIYSPAPNGSIYAVYSESFEPVSEISDKDDVNFGQSQDAKKGTLYELGSKWELFDERLFVSGAVFQITQTNMQVTEDLPASHAKDTRTTQVGEQVHTGAELAATGYVTDAFSVSASTMFLDAEYKNDPALNGKTPADVPEFTASIWSTYAFNNGTDVNLGVYHVGERYTESANTFKKDAYTRVDAGVAHTIKYDENLDFVARFNVENLFDTDYLEGGSTRGVVVGEGRNYMATLQVKY